From Haloarcula rubripromontorii, the proteins below share one genomic window:
- a CDS encoding 50S ribosomal protein L11: MAGTIEVLVPGGEANPGPPLGPELGPTPVDVQAVVQDINDQTAAFDGTEVPVTVEYDDDGSFEIEVGVPPTAELIKDEAGFETGSGEPQEDFVADLSVDQVKQIAEQKQTDLLSYDLKNAAKEVVGTCTSLGVTIEGENPREFKERIDAGEYDDVFAAEAQA, translated from the coding sequence ATGGCTGGAACTATCGAAGTCCTCGTTCCCGGTGGGGAGGCCAACCCTGGCCCGCCACTCGGCCCGGAACTCGGCCCGACACCGGTGGACGTGCAGGCAGTCGTACAGGATATCAACGACCAGACGGCAGCATTCGACGGCACCGAAGTCCCCGTCACCGTCGAGTACGACGACGACGGCTCCTTCGAGATTGAAGTCGGTGTCCCGCCGACGGCCGAACTCATCAAGGATGAGGCCGGCTTCGAGACCGGCAGTGGCGAGCCTCAGGAAGACTTCGTCGCTGATCTCTCCGTCGACCAGGTCAAGCAGATCGCCGAGCAGAAGCAGACTGACCTGCTCTCCTACGACCTGAAGAACGCCGCAAAGGAAGTCGTCGGGACGTGCACCTCCCTCGGTGTCACCATCGAAGGCGAGAACCCACGCGAGTTCAAAGAGCGTATCGACGCAGGCGAGTACGACGACGTGTTCGCGGCCGAAGCACAGGCGTAA
- a CDS encoding VNG_1110C family protein, giving the protein MGAASRFRDSTQILLPVGALDGIREELEQQFTVSVHQDGEQIRIIGSPVEIKDASDFLARHGVTFA; this is encoded by the coding sequence ATGGGAGCGGCGAGTCGGTTCCGCGACAGCACGCAGATACTGCTGCCAGTCGGTGCGCTCGACGGGATTCGCGAGGAGTTGGAACAGCAGTTCACTGTGAGTGTTCATCAAGACGGTGAGCAGATTCGGATAATCGGCTCGCCGGTCGAAATCAAAGACGCAAGTGATTTTCTCGCACGGCACGGCGTGACGTTCGCCTGA
- a CDS encoding OBG GTPase family GTP-binding protein — protein sequence MGLEEEIQELEDEIASTPYNKSTEAHIGRLKSKLAEKKEKLEQQASSGGGGGYGVEKHGDATVALVGFPSVGKSTLLNALTNAESETGAYEFTTLDVYPGMLKHKGANIQILDVPGLIEGAAGGRGGGKEVLSVVRTADLIVFLISVFEIDQYDRLSEELYKNKIRLNQDPPWVNVRKKGKDGISVNTASGVELDDETVKAVLREHGYVNADVTIGEDIDIDQLVDGVMDNRVYLPSLVAVNKADLIEPDYLPKVEDELRERDIDPDEAIFISAEEEKGLDSLTERIWEELGLIRIYMDKPGRGVDREEPLILREGDTVDDACEKLGGSFDERFRFARVTGPSAKHDEQQVGRDHELADEDILRIVANR from the coding sequence ATGGGGCTCGAAGAGGAGATTCAGGAACTCGAAGACGAAATCGCCAGCACTCCCTACAATAAGTCTACAGAGGCCCATATCGGTCGGCTGAAGTCCAAGCTCGCCGAAAAAAAGGAGAAGCTCGAACAGCAGGCCTCCTCGGGCGGCGGCGGTGGCTACGGCGTCGAGAAACACGGTGACGCGACTGTCGCGCTCGTCGGGTTCCCCAGCGTCGGGAAGTCGACGCTGCTGAACGCACTGACCAACGCCGAGTCCGAGACCGGCGCATACGAGTTCACCACGCTCGACGTGTATCCGGGGATGCTCAAGCACAAGGGAGCGAACATACAGATTCTCGACGTTCCCGGTCTCATCGAGGGCGCTGCCGGCGGCCGCGGTGGTGGGAAAGAAGTGTTGTCCGTCGTCCGGACCGCGGATCTCATCGTCTTCCTCATCTCCGTCTTCGAGATCGACCAGTACGACCGCCTCAGCGAAGAGTTGTACAAGAACAAGATCCGTCTCAATCAGGACCCGCCGTGGGTCAACGTCCGAAAGAAAGGTAAGGACGGGATTTCGGTCAACACTGCCTCCGGCGTCGAACTCGACGACGAGACAGTCAAGGCTGTCCTGCGTGAGCACGGCTATGTCAACGCCGACGTGACTATCGGCGAGGATATCGACATCGACCAGCTCGTCGACGGTGTGATGGACAACCGCGTCTACCTGCCCTCGCTCGTCGCGGTCAACAAAGCCGACCTCATCGAGCCAGACTACCTGCCAAAAGTCGAAGACGAACTCCGGGAGCGGGACATCGACCCCGACGAAGCGATCTTTATTAGCGCCGAGGAAGAGAAAGGGCTGGACAGCCTCACCGAGCGCATCTGGGAGGAACTCGGCCTGATCCGGATCTACATGGACAAGCCGGGCCGTGGCGTCGACCGTGAGGAGCCGCTGATCCTCCGTGAGGGAGACACCGTCGATGACGCCTGTGAGAAACTCGGCGGAAGCTTCGACGAGCGGTTCCGCTTTGCTCGTGTGACCGGCCCGAGCGCCAAGCACGACGAACAGCAGGTCGGGCGTGACCACGAACTCGCGGACGAAGATATCCTGCGAATCGTCGCCAACCGATAG
- a CDS encoding TIGR04206 family protein, which yields MDRGPRRRLVAVVVAGLVPWTVVLVGAELTLIFSFGLFNTNPPELLSVYSYFVRFTNALPQFIESWGSGVLLYALALASAAAGVVWREDVRVTALALAGAGLTQFPVFLGFNRRLNYVAVPVGSLVLLAVVWWYYLPAIRTDSATR from the coding sequence ATGGATCGCGGTCCCCGACGCCGTCTTGTGGCCGTTGTCGTTGCTGGCCTCGTCCCTTGGACAGTAGTGCTAGTCGGAGCAGAGCTGACGCTTATCTTCTCTTTTGGCCTGTTTAACACGAATCCGCCGGAGCTGCTCTCGGTCTATAGCTACTTCGTTCGGTTTACCAACGCACTCCCGCAGTTTATCGAGTCGTGGGGTTCGGGCGTCCTGCTGTATGCCCTTGCCCTGGCCAGCGCTGCCGCCGGTGTCGTCTGGCGTGAGGACGTTCGGGTCACTGCTCTCGCTCTTGCAGGTGCGGGCCTGACCCAGTTTCCCGTGTTTCTGGGATTCAACAGGCGGCTCAACTACGTGGCTGTCCCGGTGGGCTCGCTCGTCCTACTGGCCGTGGTCTGGTGGTACTATCTGCCGGCAATTCGGACCGATTCGGCGACGCGGTGA